Part of the Terrisporobacter glycolicus ATCC 14880 = DSM 1288 genome is shown below.
CCCTCCTCCAAATATTTAAACACAATCACCCTATAATATTTACAATACTTTACATTTGTATCTTTATTTTTATATACTATAACTATATAAAAACTTAATAAAAAAATCCAACCATTATTATGGAAGGATTATAATTTTAAGGATTATTTATTATATTTTACATGAGTCCATTGTATATTATCAACATATTTTTTAACTAAATCATAGCACATATCAGTATGAATAGTTTCTTCTGTTGATATAGTTATAGTTGACATGGAAATAGCAAACTTAAGTGTATCTATTAATGAAATATTTTCCATATACCCATGAGCTATTCCTGCAACAAAAGAATCTCCGGCTCCTGTCACATTTACAACTTTAACATCATTAGCTTTTAGTTTACCTTCTTCTACTCCATTGTTATAGTATATTCCGTCTTCATCTAATGTAATAAATACATTTTTTATTCCTAAATCAATAAAGTATTTTCCAGCTTTTTTTACATCTTCATCATTTTTGATTTTAAATCCGCACATTATTTCAGCTTCATATCTGTTTGGCTTTATAGTGTGGAAATATTTTATTAAATGTTTTACACCTTCTGCTTTTGCCGCAGATACAGGATCTAATATGAATTTGGTTTCTCCACTAAAATTTTTAAGTATATATTCTACTATGTCCGGTCTATCTGAATCTAATATCATATATTCAGAATTTCTTATTGTTTCTGCCTTAGAGTCGATAAATTCAGTAGTAAATTTATCTATTATTTTCATATCTACTACTGCTGATACCATCTCTCCTTGGTGGTTAAGTATTGCCATATATGTTGGTGTATGGCCACCTTCTATAATTAAAGAATCACTCATATCGTAATTCATAAGCTTTGAATGTTCTATCATTCTATTTCCAGTTTCATCATCACCTAAGATTGATATAAACTTAGTATTAACTCCTACTCTAGACATACATTCAGCTATGTTTCTGCAAACACCTCCAAAAGAAGTCTTCACCTGACCTGGGTTAGAGTCATTGCATCTATAATTATTATCCGTAAATCCACAAATATCAAAAACTGATACTCCGAATACTAATGCATAGGAATTTGTATTTTTCATAATATAATCGTAACCTTTCTAAGAAATTATTTTTATATTTTAACATATTTTTAACGTAAATTTCTACAAATTTCAACATTTTCACAATGTATTTTTTTTACATCTTATATAAATTTATTTTTCCACACATATAATAACTTATTAGTCACGAAAATATTGCCATAATTATTACATATAAAATATATTACGCTGACTTATTAAAAATGAAATACCACTAAAAATCAATCCAATACAAATGCATTTTTTATTATTATTCATATTTATCATCCTCAAATAAAATTTTTATTTATCTTCCATTTTTTCATTCATTATATCAAGACCTTTTTTTATCCATAGAAAAATCCCCCAGAACAATATTGCTTCAATACCGATAATTATATCCATATATTTTATTGAAATAAATGTATATATCAAAGCAAATATAAGCTCTACTACAAATACCACCTTACCTAATTTACACCATCTACCTAACATTTCTTTGTAAGAAGTATGATCTGTGTATATTTCATATTCACTAATGTCACTATTTTCATTGTATTCTTTTCTAAAGTAATTCCAACCATTGTAAGTTGAATTAATGTATTCCCATCCTAAATCTTCAAACATTTCTATATATCTTTTTTTCTCTATGGATTTTTTCATAGTTTCTGGATTATAGTCTATTTTATATACATATTTATTTGAATCATCTTTTTCATATACACTATGGAAACACCCACCCTTTACAAGTTGCCATCCATCATTACTATTCTCATTTATAAAATTTTCCTCTTTTTCATAATTCCAAGCAGTATATACTCTATATGATTTTTTTAATTCTTTTTCCATTTTTATTATCCCCCTCTTTTTATATATTGTCTTCTATCAATTTTGCACTATTCAGTAGCTCTTTAAGCCTTTTTATTTCACCATATAATATATCAATTCCCTCTTTTGTTATTTCATATGTTCTTCTTCTATCATCACTGTCATCTACTGTTATACTATCTCTTATCCATCCTTTTTTTATCATTTTACTTACTGCAGTATACATTGTTCCCGACCCTATTTTCACCCTATTATTTGAAAATTTCATAGCATCTTGCATTATTCCATAACCATGATTAGGTCCTTTATATAAACAAAGCAAAATATAGTAATAGCTTTCTGTTAAAGGTTCATACTTCTTTGTCATCCATCATCATCCCTTCCTTTATTGTGTTGCATAACGATATATCGTCATACGATATATTTAGCTTATTTATATCGTACCACGATATATGTCGTAGGTCAACATATTCCGAATATTATTTTACCATTTATCTGCAATATAAAAGACTAGAGAGTTTTCTCTAGTCTAATCAATTAAAATATGTTTTTACTTTATAATTCTTTCATCTTTTCAATAATCTCACCATATAACTTATCTTTATTATTTCCTCTAATTTCATGAGCTATCAGTCCATCTTTTAACCATATTACCCTATTACAATAGCTAGCTATAACTGGATCATGTGTTACCATTATTAGAGTTTTTTTAAGCTCAACATTTGTATTTATCAAAATATCTATTATAGTTTTACCTGTTTTTGAGTCTAAGTTTCCTGTAGGCTCATCCGCATAAATAATACTTGGATCATTTATTAAAGCTCTACAAATTGCTGTCCTTTGCTTTTCACCACCTGAAATATTAGATGGCTTTTTACTTAATAGATGTTCTATACCAACTTTTTTAGCATAATAATTACATTTCTCAAACATAATTTCTTCTTCCTCTTTATTTATTATCATAGGAAGCATGATATTTTCTTGAACAGTTAAACTATCTAATAATCGAAATTCTTGAAATACAAATCCTATGTCATTTAATCTAATTTCTGAAATTTCATCACTACATAAGTTTTTACTTTCCTTACCTTTATAATAAACCTCTCCACATGTAGAAGAATCTATAAGACCTAATATTTTTAATAATGTGGTTTTCCCACATCCAGAGTTTCCCATAATTGCAATTCTTTCGCCTTCTTCTATTTGGAAGTTTAATCCTCTTAATACATCAACACTTCCAAAAGATTTTTTTAAGTCAACTACTTTCATAATTTCCATAGCTATTTCCCTCCAATATTTCTAATTAAAAAATGAGATATAATAAAAGTTGATATACTATATATAACTAGAAAAACTAACATAATACTTATATAAATTTTCCCACTTGATATTATTTCTGAATAAGTAAATCCACGCATATAAACTGTGATTATAACAAATATTAAAGAAGTTACTATTGCTAATATACATGGTAAAAAAGCAAATGATGTTATTTCTCTTATTATTATAGAGTTGGACTTCTTTTTCTTTTCTCCTAAATAACTAAGCAATTGATAACGATTTTTATAATAAGATATATTACCAAAAGCATGTACAAAAATAATTATTATACTTGCAATTACAAATGTTAATAGTATTGATATATTAATAATTAATTTAAATATTTTTTCCCCTTGAAAACCATCATTTAAATCTTTGGAGTTATAAAGATGCTTCACATTGCTATCAAGATCACTTTTTTCTTTATGAGTTTTTCCATAATTACTCATATAACTTTCTAATGATTTATCATTACTTGCATTACTATTAACTGTCATTAAATACTTGATGCCATCACTAGTATTATGTTTATTATTAAAATAATCATCGGAGAAAATCACTATATTTTCATACATTACATTTGTAAATCTTCCAAATAGTATTTCTCTTTTTTCACCAACTACCTTATAATCATTGCTAAATATAATCTTTCTTAATCCTGGATTATATAGTTCCGCCTCACCTATTTTAATTAATGGCTTAGATCTTATAGCATAAAAATCTAGCGGATGAGCTTTATTTGATTTATCTTCTTGATATAAAATATAAATTTCTTTATCTTTTAAATTTAATTTTTTTCCACTTATCTTTTCGTAGGTGCTTTGAGAAATACCAAGATGGTGACCTATAGGTATTGTTTTAAATAAATCTCCATATCCTCCATCTTCTCCTCCTGGTACAGTAACTCTTACTACAGGATAAAGATCACTATTTACATTAAATTTATTACTAATATTTTCTAAATCATTTTTATCTTTTTCATATCCTAAACATACATAATCATAAGGATAAAGTTCTTTAGTTTCTAAAGGAAATAAAGTAGCTATTTGAAAAATACTTGTGAAAAACATTACAAAAAGTAATGTATATAATGTTAAAGAATTTTTTAAATAGGTTCTAGATTTATAAAGTGCAAGATTTAGAGGTAAAATATTTTTCAAATAATATTTTTTATTTTTTATTTTATTAAGAATATAACCTGCTCCATAATAAACTAACATTACAAATATTATTATCCAAGGATAAATTATATATTTTGATTCAGCCCAATGAGGATTTGAATAAAATTCAAATAATATTATAAGTAATACTGGCAATATAAGTATTACCTTTTTATATTTTGGAAGTTTTTCTTCCATATCTGAAGATGAAATATTAGTAATACTACCCTCAATAGCTAAATCTTGAACTATTGCCATAATAAATCCTAAAATTACTACACATCCTATAAATGATAACTCTGTAACAAGAATTAAATCTACACTTGGTATATTAGGATTTTCCAAATAAAATTCATATACTTTTCTAAAAACAAAGATCATTCCATTACCTAAAACAGCACCTATTACATAAGAAATTAATAAACTTACAATTAATAAATATCTCATACATTTATATATTTCTTGTTTTTTCATACCTAATATCAATAGGGTTTTAAAATCATACATTCTGTTTTGTATATAGTTTTTAAGTGAATAAAATTGAATTAATATTGTTACAATTGAAATAATAAATAATGCATTTATTACAACTGATGTAATTCCTTCAGTAATATATGCAATACTAGTTTGCTGCATATCATGTACAATAAAAAGGTTTCCTAGAAAACCATAAATATATGTGACTGTCAATACTGCACTTATTATGAAAACTATATAATTTTTAATATTGGCTTTAAAATCCTGTAATAAAATTTTATAAATCCATTTATTATTCTTTTTCTTCTTTATTTTTTTATTATTAGACTCTTTATTTAATCTTTTTTGTTCCTTTATTTTTTTGTCTATATCTGCATCTTCGTAACTCAATTGACGAAAAACAAGAATACCTAAAGCAATTATTAATCTAATAAACAATACTATAGGTATTATTTCTACACTATTTTGTTGACCCAAAATAAATAAAAATGCATACGTAGCGACATGAACTATTATCTCTCCCACTATAGATAAATATATTAATACATTCTCATATGTTACATTTTTTTTATCTTTATATACATAGATAAAATGTATTAAATATAAAAAAGATACTATTAAGTGAAATCCAAAATAAAATAATACTACCCTTTTATCCACTTCATAAAATATCATGGATGGAATTACCCATAAAAAAATGCCACAAAAAATTAACACATTAAACAAAATTTTTTTCTTCATAATTTCCTACCCTTTTTAATAAATTTTAATATTTTTGTTAAATTATTTAGCTTTATATATTTACTAATTTAATGCTGTCTAATTCAATAATATGGAATAATATGTTAAAAGTAAAGTTAGATAGTTTATTAAAACATTTTTTTTATAATAAAATTTAAATTTATAAAAGTCTTTATATTTCAATAAAAAAAGAGCATAGATATATTTATTCTTATATAAATTCATCCACACTCTTTTTTCATTAGATATTCCACTTTTTATCTATATGTTTATTTTAATTTTTATTTATGCATATTTATATAAATCATCATAATTTATATATTAATTGTATATTCTTTATAAATTTGTTCCTCTCCAGAAGAATTATCATCATCTATTTCTTTTATTTTGTATTTTACTTTATCTAAATTCAACTTAGTGTATTCACCTATAGGTATATCTATATAATATCCTAAATCAGTTGGATATCCATATAAATAAACTATTGGAGCATTATCTTTTACAAATAGAATATTCATCATACCTTCGTTCACTGTTTCTCTAAGTTTATTATATTTAAATCCTATTTCCTTTTCCATTTCACGTTTAGATAGATATGGTTGAAACACATAAACTTTGTCATAGTCAAAATCAAACAAGTCTTTACATACACTATTCTCTTTATTCAAATTACTTTTTAGATTTATTTCAAGCTTTTTTGTGTTATTACTTAATTTTATATCTTTACTTTTTAATTTAAAAGCTAAAAAAGTACATATTATTATAAATACTATAATTAAAAACTTTTTAGTTTTTTTATTTCTCATTAACCAGTTCTTCCTCTCAATTTTATGATATTGGTCTTAGTAAATAAACAACTAATGCAGAAATAACTATATCTATTATTACTATCACATTGTAAAGAGAGAAATTGCTAGTTTCTATCATCATTAAAGCAAAAATCACATTTAATGCAGATCCTACAAATATAAGAGTAATCGCCAGTTTTTTGCCTTTAAAACAAAAGTATAACAATAAAAATGATATTGAGGCTGAAATAATTAAACCTATAAAAGTATTATTAAAACCAAATGTAACACTTCCTGCTAAAGTTTCATCATTCACATTAAGAATTACAAAGTTTCCAAAAATATATGAGTATAAAGCATATACTATTAAAACTGCCTTAGACATAGTACTAAGTTGATTTTTATTTTCC
Proteins encoded:
- a CDS encoding ABC transporter ATP-binding protein; the protein is MEIMKVVDLKKSFGSVDVLRGLNFQIEEGERIAIMGNSGCGKTTLLKILGLIDSSTCGEVYYKGKESKNLCSDEISEIRLNDIGFVFQEFRLLDSLTVQENIMLPMIINKEEEEIMFEKCNYYAKKVGIEHLLSKKPSNISGGEKQRTAICRALINDPSIIYADEPTGNLDSKTGKTIIDILINTNVELKKTLIMVTHDPVIASYCNRVIWLKDGLIAHEIRGNNKDKLYGEIIEKMKEL
- a CDS encoding DUF2812 domain-containing protein; this translates as MEKELKKSYRVYTAWNYEKEENFINENSNDGWQLVKGGCFHSVYEKDDSNKYVYKIDYNPETMKKSIEKKRYIEMFEDLGWEYINSTYNGWNYFRKEYNENSDISEYEIYTDHTSYKEMLGRWCKLGKVVFVVELIFALIYTFISIKYMDIIIGIEAILFWGIFLWIKKGLDIMNEKMEDK
- a CDS encoding FtsX-like permease family protein — its product is MKKKILFNVLIFCGIFLWVIPSMIFYEVDKRVVLFYFGFHLIVSFLYLIHFIYVYKDKKNVTYENVLIYLSIVGEIIVHVATYAFLFILGQQNSVEIIPIVLFIRLIIALGILVFRQLSYEDADIDKKIKEQKRLNKESNNKKIKKKKNNKWIYKILLQDFKANIKNYIVFIISAVLTVTYIYGFLGNLFIVHDMQQTSIAYITEGITSVVINALFIISIVTILIQFYSLKNYIQNRMYDFKTLLILGMKKQEIYKCMRYLLIVSLLISYVIGAVLGNGMIFVFRKVYEFYLENPNIPSVDLILVTELSFIGCVVILGFIMAIVQDLAIEGSITNISSSDMEEKLPKYKKVILILPVLLIILFEFYSNPHWAESKYIIYPWIIIFVMLVYYGAGYILNKIKNKKYYLKNILPLNLALYKSRTYLKNSLTLYTLLFVMFFTSIFQIATLFPLETKELYPYDYVCLGYEKDKNDLENISNKFNVNSDLYPVVRVTVPGGEDGGYGDLFKTIPIGHHLGISQSTYEKISGKKLNLKDKEIYILYQEDKSNKAHPLDFYAIRSKPLIKIGEAELYNPGLRKIIFSNDYKVVGEKREILFGRFTNVMYENIVIFSDDYFNNKHNTSDGIKYLMTVNSNASNDKSLESYMSNYGKTHKEKSDLDSNVKHLYNSKDLNDGFQGEKIFKLIINISILLTFVIASIIIIFVHAFGNISYYKNRYQLLSYLGEKKKKSNSIIIREITSFAFLPCILAIVTSLIFVIITVYMRGFTYSEIISSGKIYISIMLVFLVIYSISTFIISHFLIRNIGGK
- a CDS encoding PadR family transcriptional regulator, which codes for MTKKYEPLTESYYYILLCLYKGPNHGYGIMQDAMKFSNNRVKIGSGTMYTAVSKMIKKGWIRDSITVDDSDDRRRTYEITKEGIDILYGEIKRLKELLNSAKLIEDNI
- a CDS encoding carbohydrate kinase family protein; this translates as MKNTNSYALVFGVSVFDICGFTDNNYRCNDSNPGQVKTSFGGVCRNIAECMSRVGVNTKFISILGDDETGNRMIEHSKLMNYDMSDSLIIEGGHTPTYMAILNHQGEMVSAVVDMKIIDKFTTEFIDSKAETIRNSEYMILDSDRPDIVEYILKNFSGETKFILDPVSAAKAEGVKHLIKYFHTIKPNRYEAEIMCGFKIKNDEDVKKAGKYFIDLGIKNVFITLDEDGIYYNNGVEEGKLKANDVKVVNVTGAGDSFVAGIAHGYMENISLIDTLKFAISMSTITISTEETIHTDMCYDLVKKYVDNIQWTHVKYNK